The following coding sequences lie in one Sorex araneus isolate mSorAra2 chromosome 4, mSorAra2.pri, whole genome shotgun sequence genomic window:
- the MICALL2 gene encoding MICAL-like protein 2 isoform X2 — protein sequence MAAIRALQQWCRQQCEGYRDVSITNMTTSFRDGLAFCAILHRHRPDLINYDALRKENIYENNKLAFQVAEEELGIPALLDAEDMVALKVPDRLSILTYVSQYYNYFHGRAPIGGVAGVKRSLGDPDAEPSGKKVLAQPTSPGRMKPPAPSAQRKEEQGAEGPPPKAGRAGSSPVSSSACGICGRQVHLVQRYLVEGRLFHRSCFRCSVCSSTLHAGSYRATGEPGVFLCTSHQPRAAPTEPLATSTLRQAGRGGEAGPGPARGGIPTPGPRLPSAGTVSTPVANRCPAGWPSPAQGAAVPGPHLAVTPHSLDSGRSPASPGPRATPAWTPPASRTQGARERVTPTPGTSGPSREQALSFLQKALPGPGGTSAPRPSTASDSHPGSTEGPRASLVASRPPQALGAPGKTQLPAPPRVGTPPAAGGSRGATEVDGASARPKPESSLVKGPGGSPAASEEDPAAWRGRLKPVQRGPVGRSLELKEPRGASEMPQKFLGSPKGAVRVTLTPVRPVGPGSQSPVASPGPAPRRKLLVPPSLSLSGDRIQHKPSGQREGTEPQPRGDPGASPTPAGQAAISPVRLPADYLPPAEIQRQVQAIGNQLDALERTGVGLEQRLRAAEGDPSEDALMVEWFRLIHEKQLLLRLESELMYKARDQRLEQRQLDLQDELRTLMAKPEALKSPQDRQREQDLLGQYVSTVNERSDIIDFLDEDRLREQEEDTVLQNMMEKLALQRSSGDQRKKPKYRLSRFWSLKGRTRTPE from the exons ATGGCCGCCATCAGGGCTCTGCAGCAGTGGTGCCGACAGCAGTGCGAGGGCTACCGGGACGTGAGCATCACCAACATGACCACGTCCTTCCGCGACGGCCTGGCCTTCTGTGCCATTCTGCACCGCCACCGGCCGGACCTCAT CAACTACGACGCCCTCCGGAAGGAGAACATCTATGAGAACAACAAGCTG GCATTCCAGGTGGCCGAGGAGGAGCTGGGGATCCCAGCCCTGCTGGATGCAGAGGACATGGTGGCCCTGAAGGTGCCTGACCGGCTGAGTATCCTGACCTACGTGTCTCAGTACTACAACTACTTCCATGGGCGGGCACCCA TCGGCGGTGTGGCCGGTGTGAAGCGATCCTTGGGGGATCCAGATGCAGAACCTTCTGGAAAGAAGGTGCTGGCCCAGCCCACCAGTCCAGGGCGGatgaagcccccagcccccagcgcccAGCGGAAGGAGGAGCAGGGAGCAGAGGGCCCTCCCCCAAAGGCT GGCCGTGCCGGGAGCAGCCCGGTCAGCAGCAGTGCGTGTGGCATCTGTGGGCGGCAGGTCCACCTGGTGCAGCGCTACCTGGTTGAGGGGCGGCTCTTCCACCGCAGCTGCTTCAG GTGCTCCGTCTGCTCCAGCACCCTGCACGCTGGGAGCTACCGGGCCACGGGGGAGCCGGGCGTCTTCCTCTGCACCAGCCACCAGCCCAGGGCCGCCCCCACGGAGCCCCTGGCCACCAGCACCCTGCGGCAGGCTGGCAGGGGGGGCGAGGCAGGACCTGGGCCGGCCCGGGGCGGcatccccaccccagggcccaggctCCCCTCGGCCGGCACGGTTAGCACCCCCGTGGCCAACAGATGCCCGGCAGGGTGGCCGTCGCCGGCACAGGGCGCAGCAGTGCCTGGCCCGCACCTGGCGGTGACCCCCCACAGCCTGGACTCCGGTCGGAGCCCTGCATCTCcgggccccagggccaccccGGCCTGGACCCCACCAGCCTCCAGGACACAGGGGGCCCGGGAGAGGGTCACACCGACACCAGGGACCTCGGGCCCCTCCCGGGAGCAGGCGCTGAGCTTCCTCCAAAAGGCCCTTCCGGGGCCCGGCGGCACCAG TGCCCCCCGACCCTCCACGGCCTCAGATTCCCACCCTGGCTCAACGGAGGGGCCACGAGCAAGTCTAGTAGCCAGCCGGCCTCCCCAGGCCCTCGGTGCTCCCGGGAAGACTCAGTTGCCTGCGCCCCCAAGGGTGGGCACCCCTCCTGCAGCAGGGGGGAGCCGGGGGGCCACGGAGGTGGACGGTGCCAGCGCCAGGCCCAAACCCGAATCctcactggtgaagg GCCCCGGGGGCAGCCCTGCAGCGAGTGAGGAGGACCCTGCAGCATGGAGGGGCCGTCTGAAGCCTGTGCAGAGGGGCCCAGTGGGGAG GTCTCTGGAGCTGAAGGAGCCAAGGGGGGCCAGCGAGATGCCCCAGAAGTTCTTGGGAAGCCCCAAAGGGGCTGTCCgtgtcactctgacccctgtgCGGCCTGTTGGCCCTGGGTCCCAGTCCCCAG ttgcttccccgggccccgccccgcgcaggAAGCTGCTGGTGCCCCCCAGCCTGAGCCTCTCTGGAGACCGGATCCAGCACAAGCCCAGTGGCCAGCGGGAGGGGACGGAGCCCCAGCCCCGGGGGGACCCAG GGGCCTCCCCCACGCCCGCAGGCCAGGCCGCGATCTCCCCGGTCAGG CTGCCCGCCGACTACCTGCCGCCCGCTGAGATCCAGAGGCAGGTCCAGGCCATTGGGAACCAGCTGGACGCCCTGGAGCGCACcggcgtggggctggagcagcgcCTGCGGGCCGCTGAGGGGG ACCCCTCCGAGGACGCGCTCATGGTCGAGTGGTTCCGCCTCATTCACGAGAAGCAGCTGCTGCTGCGGCTGGAGTCGGAGCTGATGTACAA GGCCAGGGATCAGCGCCTGGAGCAGCGGCAGCTGGACCTGCAGGACGAGCTGCGGACACTGATGGCCAAGCCAG AAGCTCTGAAGTCACCCCAGGACCGGCAGCGGGAGCAGGACCTGCTGGGCCAGTATGTGAGCACTGTGAATGAGCGCAGTGATATCATCGACTTCCTGGATGAGGACCGGCTCAG AGAGCAAGAGGAAGACACGGTGCTGCAGAACATGATGGAGAAACTGG ccctccagaGGAGCAGCGGGGACCAGAGGAAGAAGCCCAAGTACCGTTTGTCCCGCTTCTGGTCCCTGAAAGGCAGAACCAGAACCCCCGAGTGA
- the MICALL2 gene encoding MICAL-like protein 2 isoform X1, with translation MAAIRALQQWCRQQCEGYRDVSITNMTTSFRDGLAFCAILHRHRPDLINYDALRKENIYENNKLAFQVAEEELGIPALLDAEDMVALKVPDRLSILTYVSQYYNYFHGRAPIGGVAGVKRSLGDPDAEPSGKKVLAQPTSPGRMKPPAPSAQRKEEQGAEGPPPKAGRAGSSPVSSSACGICGRQVHLVQRYLVEGRLFHRSCFRCSVCSSTLHAGSYRATGEPGVFLCTSHQPRAAPTEPLATSTLRQAGRGGEAGPGPARGGIPTPGPRLPSAGTVSTPVANRCPAGWPSPAQGAAVPGPHLAVTPHSLDSGRSPASPGPRATPAWTPPASRTQGARERVTPTPGTSGPSREQALSFLQKALPGPGGTSAPRPSTASDSHPGSTEGPRASLVASRPPQALGAPGKTQLPAPPRVGTPPAAGGSRGATEVDGASARPKPESSLVKGPGGSPAASEEDPAAWRGRLKPVQRGPVGRSLELKEPRGASEMPQKFLGSPKGAVRVTLTPVRPVGPGSQSPVASPGPAPRRKLLVPPSLSLSGDRIQHKPSGQREGTEPQPRGDPGASPTPAGQAAISPVRLPADYLPPAEIQRQVQAIGNQLDALERTGVGLEQRLRAAEGDPSEDALMVEWFRLIHEKQLLLRLESELMYKARDQRLEQRQLDLQDELRTLMAKPEALKSPQDRQREQDLLGQYVSTVNERSDIIDFLDEDRLSPPEEQRGPEEEAQVPFVPLLVPERQNQNPRVSEPQASKRSPEQEPVPALALGASIKMPRPSPSLVGVCLGLGCWPPALGDMR, from the exons ATGGCCGCCATCAGGGCTCTGCAGCAGTGGTGCCGACAGCAGTGCGAGGGCTACCGGGACGTGAGCATCACCAACATGACCACGTCCTTCCGCGACGGCCTGGCCTTCTGTGCCATTCTGCACCGCCACCGGCCGGACCTCAT CAACTACGACGCCCTCCGGAAGGAGAACATCTATGAGAACAACAAGCTG GCATTCCAGGTGGCCGAGGAGGAGCTGGGGATCCCAGCCCTGCTGGATGCAGAGGACATGGTGGCCCTGAAGGTGCCTGACCGGCTGAGTATCCTGACCTACGTGTCTCAGTACTACAACTACTTCCATGGGCGGGCACCCA TCGGCGGTGTGGCCGGTGTGAAGCGATCCTTGGGGGATCCAGATGCAGAACCTTCTGGAAAGAAGGTGCTGGCCCAGCCCACCAGTCCAGGGCGGatgaagcccccagcccccagcgcccAGCGGAAGGAGGAGCAGGGAGCAGAGGGCCCTCCCCCAAAGGCT GGCCGTGCCGGGAGCAGCCCGGTCAGCAGCAGTGCGTGTGGCATCTGTGGGCGGCAGGTCCACCTGGTGCAGCGCTACCTGGTTGAGGGGCGGCTCTTCCACCGCAGCTGCTTCAG GTGCTCCGTCTGCTCCAGCACCCTGCACGCTGGGAGCTACCGGGCCACGGGGGAGCCGGGCGTCTTCCTCTGCACCAGCCACCAGCCCAGGGCCGCCCCCACGGAGCCCCTGGCCACCAGCACCCTGCGGCAGGCTGGCAGGGGGGGCGAGGCAGGACCTGGGCCGGCCCGGGGCGGcatccccaccccagggcccaggctCCCCTCGGCCGGCACGGTTAGCACCCCCGTGGCCAACAGATGCCCGGCAGGGTGGCCGTCGCCGGCACAGGGCGCAGCAGTGCCTGGCCCGCACCTGGCGGTGACCCCCCACAGCCTGGACTCCGGTCGGAGCCCTGCATCTCcgggccccagggccaccccGGCCTGGACCCCACCAGCCTCCAGGACACAGGGGGCCCGGGAGAGGGTCACACCGACACCAGGGACCTCGGGCCCCTCCCGGGAGCAGGCGCTGAGCTTCCTCCAAAAGGCCCTTCCGGGGCCCGGCGGCACCAG TGCCCCCCGACCCTCCACGGCCTCAGATTCCCACCCTGGCTCAACGGAGGGGCCACGAGCAAGTCTAGTAGCCAGCCGGCCTCCCCAGGCCCTCGGTGCTCCCGGGAAGACTCAGTTGCCTGCGCCCCCAAGGGTGGGCACCCCTCCTGCAGCAGGGGGGAGCCGGGGGGCCACGGAGGTGGACGGTGCCAGCGCCAGGCCCAAACCCGAATCctcactggtgaagg GCCCCGGGGGCAGCCCTGCAGCGAGTGAGGAGGACCCTGCAGCATGGAGGGGCCGTCTGAAGCCTGTGCAGAGGGGCCCAGTGGGGAG GTCTCTGGAGCTGAAGGAGCCAAGGGGGGCCAGCGAGATGCCCCAGAAGTTCTTGGGAAGCCCCAAAGGGGCTGTCCgtgtcactctgacccctgtgCGGCCTGTTGGCCCTGGGTCCCAGTCCCCAG ttgcttccccgggccccgccccgcgcaggAAGCTGCTGGTGCCCCCCAGCCTGAGCCTCTCTGGAGACCGGATCCAGCACAAGCCCAGTGGCCAGCGGGAGGGGACGGAGCCCCAGCCCCGGGGGGACCCAG GGGCCTCCCCCACGCCCGCAGGCCAGGCCGCGATCTCCCCGGTCAGG CTGCCCGCCGACTACCTGCCGCCCGCTGAGATCCAGAGGCAGGTCCAGGCCATTGGGAACCAGCTGGACGCCCTGGAGCGCACcggcgtggggctggagcagcgcCTGCGGGCCGCTGAGGGGG ACCCCTCCGAGGACGCGCTCATGGTCGAGTGGTTCCGCCTCATTCACGAGAAGCAGCTGCTGCTGCGGCTGGAGTCGGAGCTGATGTACAA GGCCAGGGATCAGCGCCTGGAGCAGCGGCAGCTGGACCTGCAGGACGAGCTGCGGACACTGATGGCCAAGCCAG AAGCTCTGAAGTCACCCCAGGACCGGCAGCGGGAGCAGGACCTGCTGGGCCAGTATGTGAGCACTGTGAATGAGCGCAGTGATATCATCGACTTCCTGGATGAGGACCGGCTCAG ccctccagaGGAGCAGCGGGGACCAGAGGAAGAAGCCCAAGTACCGTTTGTCCCGCTTCTGGTCCCTGAAAGGCAGAACCAGAACCCCCGAGTGAGTGAGCCTCAAGCGAGCAAGCGGAGCCCCGAGCAGGAGCCTGTACCCGCCCTCGCCCTCGGGGCCTCAATAAAGATGCCcagaccctccccctcccttgtTGGGGTGTGTCTGGGTCTGGGTTGCTGGCCTCCTGCTCTGGGGGACATGCggtga
- the MICALL2 gene encoding MICAL-like protein 2 isoform X3 — protein sequence MAAIRALQQWCRQQCEGYRDVSITNMTTSFRDGLAFCAILHRHRPDLINYDALRKENIYENNKLAFQVAEEELGIPALLDAEDMVALKVPDRLSILTYVSQYYNYFHGRAPIGGVAGVKRSLGDPDAEPSGKKVLAQPTSPGRMKPPAPSAQRKEEQGAEGPPPKAGRAGSSPVSSSACGICGRQVHLVQRYLVEGRLFHRSCFRCSVCSSTLHAGSYRATGEPGVFLCTSHQPRAAPTEPLATSTLRQAGRGGEAGPGPARGGIPTPGPRLPSAGTVSTPVANRCPAGWPSPAQGAAVPGPHLAVTPHSLDSGRSPASPGPRATPAWTPPASRTQGARERVTPTPGTSGPSREQALSFLQKALPGPGGTSAPRPSTASDSHPGSTEGPRASLVASRPPQALGAPGKTQLPAPPRVGTPPAAGGSRGATEVDGASARPKPESSLVKGPGGSPAASEEDPAAWRGRLKPVQRGPVGRSLELKEPRGASEMPQKFLGSPKGAVRVTLTPVRPVGPGSQSPGASPTPAGQAAISPVRLPADYLPPAEIQRQVQAIGNQLDALERTGVGLEQRLRAAEGDPSEDALMVEWFRLIHEKQLLLRLESELMYKARDQRLEQRQLDLQDELRTLMAKPEALKSPQDRQREQDLLGQYVSTVNERSDIIDFLDEDRLSPPEEQRGPEEEAQVPFVPLLVPERQNQNPRVSEPQASKRSPEQEPVPALALGASIKMPRPSPSLVGVCLGLGCWPPALGDMR from the exons ATGGCCGCCATCAGGGCTCTGCAGCAGTGGTGCCGACAGCAGTGCGAGGGCTACCGGGACGTGAGCATCACCAACATGACCACGTCCTTCCGCGACGGCCTGGCCTTCTGTGCCATTCTGCACCGCCACCGGCCGGACCTCAT CAACTACGACGCCCTCCGGAAGGAGAACATCTATGAGAACAACAAGCTG GCATTCCAGGTGGCCGAGGAGGAGCTGGGGATCCCAGCCCTGCTGGATGCAGAGGACATGGTGGCCCTGAAGGTGCCTGACCGGCTGAGTATCCTGACCTACGTGTCTCAGTACTACAACTACTTCCATGGGCGGGCACCCA TCGGCGGTGTGGCCGGTGTGAAGCGATCCTTGGGGGATCCAGATGCAGAACCTTCTGGAAAGAAGGTGCTGGCCCAGCCCACCAGTCCAGGGCGGatgaagcccccagcccccagcgcccAGCGGAAGGAGGAGCAGGGAGCAGAGGGCCCTCCCCCAAAGGCT GGCCGTGCCGGGAGCAGCCCGGTCAGCAGCAGTGCGTGTGGCATCTGTGGGCGGCAGGTCCACCTGGTGCAGCGCTACCTGGTTGAGGGGCGGCTCTTCCACCGCAGCTGCTTCAG GTGCTCCGTCTGCTCCAGCACCCTGCACGCTGGGAGCTACCGGGCCACGGGGGAGCCGGGCGTCTTCCTCTGCACCAGCCACCAGCCCAGGGCCGCCCCCACGGAGCCCCTGGCCACCAGCACCCTGCGGCAGGCTGGCAGGGGGGGCGAGGCAGGACCTGGGCCGGCCCGGGGCGGcatccccaccccagggcccaggctCCCCTCGGCCGGCACGGTTAGCACCCCCGTGGCCAACAGATGCCCGGCAGGGTGGCCGTCGCCGGCACAGGGCGCAGCAGTGCCTGGCCCGCACCTGGCGGTGACCCCCCACAGCCTGGACTCCGGTCGGAGCCCTGCATCTCcgggccccagggccaccccGGCCTGGACCCCACCAGCCTCCAGGACACAGGGGGCCCGGGAGAGGGTCACACCGACACCAGGGACCTCGGGCCCCTCCCGGGAGCAGGCGCTGAGCTTCCTCCAAAAGGCCCTTCCGGGGCCCGGCGGCACCAG TGCCCCCCGACCCTCCACGGCCTCAGATTCCCACCCTGGCTCAACGGAGGGGCCACGAGCAAGTCTAGTAGCCAGCCGGCCTCCCCAGGCCCTCGGTGCTCCCGGGAAGACTCAGTTGCCTGCGCCCCCAAGGGTGGGCACCCCTCCTGCAGCAGGGGGGAGCCGGGGGGCCACGGAGGTGGACGGTGCCAGCGCCAGGCCCAAACCCGAATCctcactggtgaagg GCCCCGGGGGCAGCCCTGCAGCGAGTGAGGAGGACCCTGCAGCATGGAGGGGCCGTCTGAAGCCTGTGCAGAGGGGCCCAGTGGGGAG GTCTCTGGAGCTGAAGGAGCCAAGGGGGGCCAGCGAGATGCCCCAGAAGTTCTTGGGAAGCCCCAAAGGGGCTGTCCgtgtcactctgacccctgtgCGGCCTGTTGGCCCTGGGTCCCAGTCCCCAG GGGCCTCCCCCACGCCCGCAGGCCAGGCCGCGATCTCCCCGGTCAGG CTGCCCGCCGACTACCTGCCGCCCGCTGAGATCCAGAGGCAGGTCCAGGCCATTGGGAACCAGCTGGACGCCCTGGAGCGCACcggcgtggggctggagcagcgcCTGCGGGCCGCTGAGGGGG ACCCCTCCGAGGACGCGCTCATGGTCGAGTGGTTCCGCCTCATTCACGAGAAGCAGCTGCTGCTGCGGCTGGAGTCGGAGCTGATGTACAA GGCCAGGGATCAGCGCCTGGAGCAGCGGCAGCTGGACCTGCAGGACGAGCTGCGGACACTGATGGCCAAGCCAG AAGCTCTGAAGTCACCCCAGGACCGGCAGCGGGAGCAGGACCTGCTGGGCCAGTATGTGAGCACTGTGAATGAGCGCAGTGATATCATCGACTTCCTGGATGAGGACCGGCTCAG ccctccagaGGAGCAGCGGGGACCAGAGGAAGAAGCCCAAGTACCGTTTGTCCCGCTTCTGGTCCCTGAAAGGCAGAACCAGAACCCCCGAGTGAGTGAGCCTCAAGCGAGCAAGCGGAGCCCCGAGCAGGAGCCTGTACCCGCCCTCGCCCTCGGGGCCTCAATAAAGATGCCcagaccctccccctcccttgtTGGGGTGTGTCTGGGTCTGGGTTGCTGGCCTCCTGCTCTGGGGGACATGCggtga